From a single Labrenzia sp. PHM005 genomic region:
- a CDS encoding ABC transporter permease: MMTTSRLTSYLMTGPGVVFFAALLGVPMVLTFLLSLHAYDFTAGVLPGWTLANYADVLGDPYFHKIFARTFGLALLVTIICVLIGAPEAYVLSRLSNPWRSIFLLVVLGPLLISVVVRTLGWALFFGGSGVLTMVAQGLGFSDKPVSLMFTFTGMTIALVHVLVPFMVISIWAALQKIDTQSEDAALTLGASKLTVLWRITLPQAMPGILSGSIIVFALTASAFATPAIIGGRRMKVVATAAYDEYLSTLNWPLGATIAVLLLLANIAIIVSYNKLIERRFAKIFE, translated from the coding sequence ATGATGACGACCTCGCGTTTGACTTCTTATCTAATGACCGGCCCTGGGGTGGTCTTTTTTGCGGCGCTGCTCGGTGTGCCGATGGTGCTGACATTCCTGCTCAGTCTACACGCTTACGATTTCACTGCAGGCGTTCTGCCGGGTTGGACGCTGGCCAATTACGCAGACGTTTTGGGAGATCCTTATTTTCACAAGATCTTCGCCCGAACCTTCGGTCTTGCGCTCTTGGTGACGATCATTTGTGTGTTGATCGGGGCTCCCGAAGCCTACGTTCTGTCCCGGCTGAGTAATCCTTGGCGGTCGATTTTCCTGTTGGTCGTTCTTGGACCTCTGCTGATTTCCGTTGTTGTGCGCACTCTCGGGTGGGCACTGTTTTTCGGCGGCAGCGGTGTGCTGACCATGGTGGCACAGGGCCTCGGGTTTTCAGACAAACCCGTCAGCCTGATGTTCACTTTCACTGGTATGACCATCGCTCTGGTACATGTTCTGGTGCCGTTTATGGTGATCTCCATTTGGGCGGCGTTGCAAAAGATCGATACCCAGAGTGAAGACGCAGCTCTAACACTGGGCGCATCCAAACTGACGGTACTTTGGCGGATCACCTTGCCGCAGGCGATGCCCGGAATCTTGTCAGGAAGCATCATCGTCTTTGCTCTGACAGCGAGTGCCTTTGCGACGCCAGCGATTATCGGCGGGCGCCGGATGAAGGTGGTGGCAACGGCCGCTTACGACGAATATCTCAGCACCCTCAATTGGCCGCTCGGTGCGACAATCGCGGTTCTGCTGCTTCTTGCAAACATCGCGATCATCGTCAGCTACAACAAGCTGATTGAGCGTCGCTTTGCCAAAATCTTCGAATAG
- a CDS encoding ABC transporter permease, whose amino-acid sequence MQRLGPVALIFHAVFVAFILAPLLMVIAVSFTDKGYLSLPTDGLSLRWFYAILENPDFITAFWMSCWLALLSASIAVAIAVPAALAIARHRFPGRDVIAAFLLSPLMIPHLVLGVAFLQFYSKIGMGGTFAGLTAAHVILITPYALRLALASATGLPQDAENAALTLGASKLTVFRRVTLPLILPGVAGGWLLSFITSFDELTMSVFVASPATQTLPVRMYHHIAQTIDPLIASVSTVLIVLTFAVMLLLDRLYGLDKIFVGKG is encoded by the coding sequence ATGCAGCGTCTTGGGCCTGTTGCTCTGATTTTTCACGCCGTCTTTGTGGCCTTCATTCTCGCGCCATTGCTGATGGTGATCGCCGTCTCCTTCACCGACAAGGGATACCTGTCCCTGCCGACCGATGGCCTGTCTCTCAGGTGGTTCTATGCGATCCTGGAAAATCCGGATTTCATCACCGCTTTCTGGATGTCCTGCTGGCTGGCGCTTTTATCTGCCTCAATCGCCGTTGCGATTGCTGTTCCGGCTGCGCTTGCAATTGCCCGCCACCGCTTCCCGGGGCGTGATGTCATCGCAGCGTTTTTGCTGTCACCTCTGATGATCCCCCATCTGGTGCTTGGTGTCGCTTTCCTACAGTTCTATTCCAAGATCGGTATGGGCGGCACATTCGCCGGCTTGACCGCGGCCCACGTTATCCTGATCACTCCCTATGCCTTGCGTCTTGCCTTAGCATCGGCGACTGGCCTTCCGCAGGATGCGGAAAATGCAGCGCTCACACTTGGCGCATCCAAGTTGACTGTGTTCCGGCGGGTAACCTTGCCGCTCATATTGCCCGGTGTTGCAGGTGGCTGGCTTCTGTCGTTCATCACCAGTTTCGACGAGCTCACCATGAGCGTCTTCGTCGCATCGCCGGCAACCCAGACACTGCCGGTGCGGATGTATCACCACATCGCGCAAACCATTGATCCGTTGATCGCTTCGGTCTCCACCGTTCTGATTGTTCTGACCTTTGCCGTTATGCTGCTGCTCGACCGGCTCTATGGTCTCGACAAGATTTTCGTCGGAAAGGGGTAA
- a CDS encoding FAD-binding oxidoreductase has product MTTLIIGGGVVGLSIAFGLLQQGKSVLVLDGGDGDFRASRGNFGLVWIQGKGVDCPSYSTWSRRSAGLWPGYANDLKAASGIDVSLSQKGGVDYFTDEEELADKVSALEGLRTAVGGDYPFEVLDHTGLKKLVPQIGPKVVGGLYSPMDGHVNPLQLLKALTIGVKSLGGDIRTGAQVVEIKAADHAFTAILASGDHVEGGSIVLSAGLGAADLGESLGFKAPVRPQQGQVLITEKLPFFLEYPSGTLRQVNEGGVQVGASKAEIGPDDREDLETLAGLARHAVEVFPHLAKAKLVRSWAALRVMSPDGLPIYQRSAKYEGARFVTCHSGITLAAAHATLLPDWVMGTNQAPDLSDFSEARF; this is encoded by the coding sequence ATGACCACGCTGATTATTGGAGGCGGTGTGGTCGGGCTTTCCATAGCCTTCGGCCTGCTGCAACAGGGGAAGTCCGTCCTGGTTCTGGATGGCGGCGACGGCGATTTCCGGGCTTCACGCGGAAATTTCGGCCTGGTCTGGATCCAAGGCAAAGGCGTTGACTGCCCGTCCTATTCGACTTGGTCACGGCGGTCCGCCGGTCTCTGGCCAGGATATGCGAACGATTTGAAAGCTGCGTCTGGGATTGATGTATCCTTGAGCCAGAAGGGCGGTGTCGACTATTTCACCGACGAAGAAGAACTCGCAGACAAAGTCTCAGCACTTGAAGGGTTGCGAACGGCGGTTGGCGGCGATTATCCGTTCGAAGTTCTCGACCATACGGGATTGAAAAAGCTTGTACCGCAGATCGGTCCAAAAGTGGTTGGCGGGCTCTATTCGCCGATGGATGGCCACGTCAATCCGCTTCAGTTGCTCAAAGCCCTCACAATTGGCGTCAAGAGTCTCGGCGGTGACATCCGCACTGGGGCACAGGTGGTTGAGATTAAAGCTGCCGATCATGCGTTCACAGCGATTTTAGCAAGCGGAGACCATGTCGAAGGCGGAAGTATAGTCTTGTCCGCAGGCCTAGGTGCGGCCGACCTCGGTGAGAGCCTTGGTTTCAAGGCTCCGGTCCGGCCTCAACAAGGCCAGGTTCTAATCACCGAAAAACTGCCGTTTTTTCTTGAGTATCCGTCCGGCACCCTTCGACAAGTTAATGAAGGTGGCGTCCAGGTTGGCGCTTCGAAGGCAGAGATTGGCCCGGATGACAGGGAAGATCTGGAGACACTCGCCGGGCTGGCCCGACATGCAGTCGAGGTTTTTCCGCATCTTGCGAAAGCGAAGCTCGTCCGGAGCTGGGCGGCCTTGCGGGTCATGTCGCCCGATGGACTGCCGATCTATCAGCGGTCGGCCAAATATGAGGGTGCCAGGTTTGTGACTTGTCACAGCGGCATCACGCTGGCCGCAGCGCACGCGACCCTGTTGCCGGACTGGGTCATGGGCACCAATCAGGCTCCCGATCTTTCAGACTTCAGCGAGGCACGGTTTTGA
- a CDS encoding (2Fe-2S)-binding protein — MFVSFEPDAAETVVFEFEGQKISAPRGASVAAALLASGRPSLRATPVSGAPRGPFCMMGACFDCLVQIDGVTVQACMTSVADGLVVQQVPRTMSETQSDHMNGDGGFVEHVK, encoded by the coding sequence ATGTTCGTTTCTTTTGAGCCTGATGCGGCTGAGACCGTGGTGTTTGAATTCGAAGGTCAGAAAATTTCTGCACCGCGCGGGGCCAGCGTTGCAGCAGCTCTTCTTGCATCAGGCAGGCCGAGCCTACGCGCAACCCCGGTTTCCGGAGCTCCACGCGGACCGTTCTGCATGATGGGCGCCTGTTTTGATTGCCTTGTTCAGATAGACGGTGTCACCGTTCAGGCATGCATGACATCGGTCGCAGACGGCCTCGTTGTTCAGCAAGTGCCTCGGACCATGTCAGAGACCCAATCGGATCACATGAATGGGGATGGGGGCTTTGTTGAACATGTCAAATAA
- a CDS encoding FAD/NAD(P)-binding oxidoreductase → MSNKVFDIAVIGAGPAGMSAALEAEKHGASVVLLDEQSQPGGQIYRNVLTATRRQFTTLGSDYAKGAALAKPFLESAVMHLAGVSVWQVTQGGHIGFSKDGKADQIRARHIIVATGATERPVPIPGWTLPGVLTAGAAQILLKSGGFAAPSAVLVGAGPLLYLVAAQMVAAGSPPKALVETQTQKNLRAALEHLGGALRGWRYLLKGIGLIAQLKRAGVQRYSAATEIEISGSDCAEAVSFKAKGRHHRIEAETFLVHLGVVPNTQITRSLRLEHRYDDTQRCFKPISDAYGHTSSNAISIAGDSAGIGGAVVAALSGRIAALGALQKLEMIAETTRDEVARPLLLKREKELSIRPFLDTAYAPPEEILRPADGTIICRCEEVTAGDIRRFAVLGCKGPNQAKAFGRSGMGPCQGRFCGLTVTEILAKETGQSQDETGAFRIRTPLKPVTLGELAAYEAE, encoded by the coding sequence ATGTCAAATAAGGTCTTCGATATCGCTGTCATAGGTGCCGGTCCTGCTGGCATGTCCGCAGCTTTGGAAGCGGAAAAACATGGCGCATCGGTTGTTCTGCTTGATGAGCAATCGCAGCCTGGTGGTCAGATCTACCGCAATGTTCTCACCGCGACCCGCCGCCAGTTCACGACCCTTGGTTCTGACTATGCTAAAGGCGCTGCGCTTGCTAAGCCGTTTTTAGAATCTGCTGTGATGCATCTTGCCGGGGTGTCCGTCTGGCAAGTTACGCAAGGCGGTCATATTGGCTTCAGCAAGGACGGTAAGGCAGATCAAATCAGGGCCCGGCATATAATTGTTGCAACTGGTGCAACGGAACGGCCGGTGCCGATACCAGGTTGGACGTTGCCAGGTGTATTGACTGCGGGTGCTGCCCAGATCCTTTTGAAATCGGGAGGTTTTGCAGCTCCCTCTGCCGTATTGGTTGGAGCAGGACCCTTGCTTTACCTGGTTGCAGCACAAATGGTCGCAGCCGGTTCTCCGCCAAAGGCGCTGGTCGAAACCCAGACGCAAAAAAATCTTCGGGCCGCTTTGGAACATCTTGGCGGGGCTCTTCGAGGTTGGCGCTATCTGCTGAAAGGCATTGGGCTGATCGCGCAGTTGAAGCGGGCCGGTGTTCAACGATATTCCGCCGCGACGGAGATTGAGATTTCTGGGAGTGACTGTGCCGAAGCTGTGTCTTTCAAAGCAAAGGGCAGGCACCACCGCATAGAAGCGGAAACATTTCTTGTGCATCTCGGTGTCGTTCCAAACACGCAAATCACGCGTTCTTTGCGCCTAGAACACCGGTACGATGATACACAGCGCTGCTTTAAGCCGATAAGCGATGCATACGGTCACACTTCCTCAAATGCCATAAGTATCGCTGGTGATAGCGCTGGTATTGGCGGTGCCGTTGTTGCAGCCCTATCTGGCCGGATTGCTGCGCTGGGCGCGTTACAGAAGTTAGAGATGATTGCCGAGACCACGCGCGACGAAGTGGCGAGGCCTCTTCTATTAAAGCGGGAAAAAGAGCTATCCATCCGGCCGTTCTTGGACACGGCCTATGCGCCGCCGGAAGAGATCTTACGTCCGGCTGATGGCACGATCATTTGCCGGTGTGAGGAAGTAACTGCCGGAGATATCCGGAGGTTTGCTGTGCTGGGTTGTAAAGGGCCGAACCAAGCGAAAGCCTTTGGCCGATCTGGCATGGGGCCGTGTCAGGGCCGGTTTTGCGGCTTGACGGTCACAGAAATCTTGGCCAAGGAAACGGGCCAGAGCCAAGATGAAACCGGCGCGTTTCGGATTCGGACACCTTTGAAACCGGTAACCCTTGGCGAACTGGCGGCTTATGAAGCTGAATGA
- a CDS encoding RidA family protein, producing MIERLHTSARMSKIVKHNGVAYLCGQVGIAGDSVADQTRECLSRVEKLLEEAGSSKSQTLQAIVWLADMSDFAEMNEVWDAWVPEGHAPARACGEAKLARPELKVEIIVTAAV from the coding sequence ATGATTGAACGTCTACATACATCCGCCCGCATGAGCAAAATCGTCAAACACAATGGTGTGGCCTATCTGTGCGGACAGGTTGGGATTGCTGGAGACAGTGTCGCGGATCAAACCCGTGAATGTCTCTCCCGGGTCGAGAAACTTTTAGAAGAAGCGGGATCGTCGAAATCACAAACTCTTCAGGCGATTGTCTGGCTTGCGGACATGTCGGACTTTGCTGAGATGAATGAAGTTTGGGATGCCTGGGTGCCGGAAGGTCATGCGCCAGCACGTGCGTGCGGTGAGGCGAAACTGGCCCGGCCGGAACTTAAAGTCGAAATCATTGTGACAGCTGCTGTCTGA